In Rissa tridactyla isolate bRisTri1 chromosome 8, bRisTri1.patW.cur.20221130, whole genome shotgun sequence, one genomic interval encodes:
- the MRPL28 gene encoding 39S ribosomal protein L28, mitochondrial, producing the protein MPLHRYAPRLWPALRLREGICARLPQHYLASLQDDTPPTPVHWRPLGVSYRRNPRTGQRERVQDVPVPVYLPPAAHEGLWGGEGWIRGFRYARNDKLSTRLPKTWKPQLFERQFYSEILDATLTITVTMRTLDLIDEAYGFDFYILKTPKADMCSKLGMDLKRTMLLRLARRDPKLHPNDPAKREAIYNKYQEFVIPEEEAEWVGLSLEEAIEKQRLLEKKDPVPLFKVYAEELVNQLKEQALQKQ; encoded by the exons aTGCCGCTGCACCGGTatgcgccgcggctctggcccgccctgcggctgcgggagggcaTCTGTGCGCGGCTCCCGCAGCACTACCTGGCCTCCCTGCAGGACGACACGCCGCCCACCCCCGTGCACTGGCGGCCGCTCGGCGTGAGCTACAGGCGGAACCCGCGCACCGGACAGCGGGAGCGCGTACAGGACGTGCCGGTGCCTGTGTACCTGCCGCCCGCCGCCCACGAGGGGCTGTGGGGCGGCGAGGGATGGATCCGCGGTTTCCGATATGCGCGTAACGACAAG CTCTCCACCAGGCTGCCCAAGACGTGGAAGCCGCAGCTCTTCGAGCGCCAGTTCTACAGCGAGATCCTGGACGCCACCCTCACCATCACCGTCACCATGCGCACCCTCGACCTCATCGATGAGGCCTATGGCTTTGACTTCTACATCCTCAAG ACTCCAAAAGCCGATATGTGCTCGAAGCTGGGGATGGATTTGAAGCGAACGATGCTGCTGCGACTTGCACGGCGGGATCCAAAACTGCATCCCAACGATCCAGCCAAAAGAGAGGCGATCTATAACAAGTACCAG GAATTTGTGATcccagaagaggaggctgaatgGGTCGGCTTGAGTTTAGAAGAAGCAATAGAAAAACAGAGGCTCCTAGAAAAAAAG GACCCTGTCCCACTCTTTAAGGTGTACGCCGAAGAGCTCGTCAACCAATTGAAAGAACAGGCACTGCAGAAGCAGTAG